The proteins below are encoded in one region of Sulfolobus sp. A20:
- the glcT gene encoding glucose ABC transporter permease GlcT has protein sequence MAIPGFIFGAILIYLLVLNVYFSFLNWSLFNLHPSFAGISTYQSLVSQYFFKLALTHTVVYVLSAVIIGDVLGILVAGILYFIKSNIRRAIYLSIFLYPLAVPSSSYAITWQWLFNPQTGINLVLRVFHFPNIIWLTTEPTVYAGMIIIETWAYTGLAVLFFLASYMSVDRSIIEAAKIDGANNLYILFRVILPNSMNGMIVSTALLFLFSFRIFTVPFTIGGPTNPNMMSLVEYIYILFSTEYFSLSSALSVLVAIIAAIVIIPYAILGLKRWVFRR, from the coding sequence ATGGCCATTCCCGGATTTATATTTGGAGCGATATTGATATATTTATTAGTGTTAAATGTATATTTCTCTTTCTTGAATTGGTCCCTTTTTAATCTTCACCCTAGCTTTGCGGGAATATCTACTTATCAGTCGTTAGTCTCTCAATATTTCTTTAAGCTGGCTTTGACTCACACTGTTGTTTACGTCTTATCTGCTGTGATAATAGGTGATGTATTAGGAATTCTAGTGGCGGGAATATTATACTTTATTAAAAGCAACATAAGAAGAGCCATATATCTATCAATATTCTTATATCCGTTAGCTGTACCATCATCTAGTTACGCTATTACTTGGCAATGGTTATTTAATCCTCAAACTGGTATAAACCTTGTTCTAAGGGTATTTCATTTTCCGAACATAATTTGGTTAACTACTGAGCCCACTGTATATGCTGGTATGATAATCATAGAGACTTGGGCATATACCGGATTAGCTGTACTATTTTTCTTAGCCTCATATATGAGTGTAGATCGATCAATTATAGAGGCTGCTAAAATAGACGGAGCTAATAATTTATACATATTATTTAGAGTAATATTGCCAAATTCAATGAACGGAATGATAGTCTCTACAGCCTTACTATTCTTATTTTCTTTCAGAATATTCACAGTACCATTTACTATAGGTGGCCCTACGAATCCTAATATGATGAGTCTTGTGGAATATATTTATATTTTATTCAGCACTGAGTATTTCTCTCTTTCGTCAGCGCTATCGGTATTAGTAGCAATCATTGCTGCGATAGTGATCATACCTTATGCTATACTCGGATTGAAGAGATGGGTGTTCAGAAGGTGA
- a CDS encoding MFS transporter — protein sequence MASQPSRQEIENGIKEVYNFVLSKKNVTAKYIVIIALASLWLDAYDFAAITFAVKSIQNTFLHVPSILISFSIGVIQLGAVIGAIAGGWLNDRIGRRNMFILNMILFVLMAILAGISANIYELTVFRGLLGFALGADTATGFAYIFEYLEKNQRLFWSNLWQLQWYIMYLVTIFLILFPFYFIEHSLTTPILWRVIMIIGGVLAAIILGLRSKIPESVLWLAYQGKLATAKRIIKQTYGVDLPIPDVDVSLRPVAKGVKSAFSIFKADKWRELVYSFNGNFEQSFIFYTFGFYIPYILLALKLVGPLATLIASAILYLGGVIGGYLTAWLTPRIGTKSQYVIGAVGEGISVGLIALTYILHLPLPFFVFFSFLFYFFHVIGPASQGMTSINAFFGTAERGTAAGWGYAFVKAAAVIGIIIGFAGVTLNPVTTTLGLSAYGIITGIIGLIIGYDTRTYKLVDVEEVVKAT from the coding sequence GTGGCATCACAACCCAGTAGACAAGAAATAGAAAACGGAATAAAAGAGGTATATAATTTCGTCTTATCTAAAAAGAATGTTACAGCAAAGTATATAGTTATAATAGCCTTAGCCTCATTGTGGTTGGATGCATATGATTTTGCAGCAATAACTTTTGCTGTAAAATCGATACAAAATACGTTTCTTCACGTTCCCTCAATATTAATTTCTTTTAGTATAGGTGTAATACAATTAGGGGCAGTAATAGGAGCTATAGCTGGGGGTTGGCTAAACGATAGAATAGGAAGGAGGAATATGTTCATATTGAATATGATACTCTTCGTATTAATGGCTATATTAGCGGGGATATCGGCAAACATTTATGAACTAACTGTCTTCAGAGGTCTTTTAGGTTTTGCATTAGGAGCTGATACTGCTACTGGTTTCGCATATATTTTTGAATATTTAGAAAAAAATCAGAGGTTATTTTGGAGTAATTTATGGCAATTACAGTGGTATATAATGTATCTTGTAACTATATTTCTTATACTATTTCCATTCTATTTCATAGAACATAGCTTGACTACTCCTATATTATGGAGAGTAATTATGATAATTGGGGGAGTTTTAGCTGCTATTATATTAGGGCTGAGAAGTAAAATACCGGAGTCAGTATTATGGTTAGCATATCAAGGTAAGTTAGCTACTGCTAAAAGGATAATAAAACAAACTTATGGAGTTGATTTACCAATACCAGACGTGGATGTGAGCTTGAGACCAGTAGCTAAGGGGGTTAAAAGTGCATTTAGTATATTTAAAGCCGATAAATGGCGGGAGTTAGTGTATTCATTTAATGGTAACTTTGAGCAGAGCTTCATCTTTTACACATTTGGTTTTTATATACCATATATTTTATTAGCCTTAAAATTAGTTGGTCCTTTAGCTACTCTGATAGCTTCAGCAATACTTTATTTAGGAGGGGTAATAGGAGGGTATTTAACTGCATGGCTGACTCCTAGGATAGGTACGAAGTCACAGTATGTAATTGGTGCTGTCGGAGAAGGTATTTCCGTGGGATTAATAGCACTAACATACATTCTACACTTACCATTACCCTTCTTCGTGTTCTTTTCATTCCTATTCTACTTTTTCCACGTTATAGGTCCTGCTAGTCAAGGAATGACATCGATAAATGCGTTTTTTGGGACAGCTGAAAGAGGTACAGCCGCTGGTTGGGGATACGCTTTTGTGAAGGCTGCTGCTGTAATCGGAATAATCATAGGATTCGCTGGAGTCACACTAAATCCAGTAACTACTACTTTAGGGCTATCAGCATATGGCATTATTACCGGCATAATAGGTTTGATAATAGGTTATGATACTAGAACATATAAGTTAGTAGATGTGGAAGAAGTAGTTAAAGCTACATAA
- a CDS encoding IS200/IS605 family accessory protein TnpB-related protein, which translates to MIRNGRENEKILSRDFHKKAKNILEDSVKKVGKWIVDTAKLFNVSAVFLEDLDNMIKKVKRLPVDFRDRLYLIQYHRIQ; encoded by the coding sequence ATGATAAGGAATGGAAGGGAGAACGAGAAAATATTAAGTAGGGATTTTCATAAGAAGGCTAAAAATATACTGGAGGATTCTGTTAAGAAAGTTGGTAAGTGGATTGTCGATACAGCTAAACTATTTAACGTTTCAGCTGTTTTCCTAGAGGATTTAGATAATATGATTAAGAAAGTTAAGAGGTTGCCAGTAGATTTTAGGGATAGGCTATATTTGATACAATATCATAGGATACAATAG
- the glcS gene encoding glucose ABC transporter substrate-binding protein GlcS, with product MINKKNRAISRTIVAIIVVIIVIAVVGGVSGYYLTRHPSTTTTSISTPTSSVSVTTTTSSTSSITSSQVVDFINPWGAEDPVGLKWIQGNFSIYYPGFSVQYTSLPGASGVEERYVVINDIEAGKLQGAFWAHGGPEVLSYVELLPNPHDLYNMTPLLQQEGAFQKGSLATMLAISYNGTIFGSPTNVHRAEELYFNPQILRKYNLPIPTNLSLLIYDTQQLEAHGITPWAVSGAEGGYEQLHLWFAIFLSVAAQYYGPAGAAKLSNELMYGVLNLDNTTVQKIINQTDNIFVQFVSPGAVIPSWQSQSIWSALALVIKGQAVFEAGGNWLAEYAAIWYNTTTYPATEPYLNWTNITLMALPFPGTQGVYVIDVDSVAIPTVNNPQEQAAINFVKFWSSYEGQKIWTYYKGVTFWDNATDYYATPMQWYDYQALFNTPIQNFTWAFADGTLFDDVFYFLISQELNLQEQGSSYIPTFNAALLKAENMTFHEWQIAAKDGFGFVGRPGQPFGNYLPPWVNPQTYTYNSSYTPSFLLSPPKYMLPYLKMLTSPKSSSNHGIAVLTNEINFIAFTVIYLLLLADKKYYIFLKDFVSQIKVSLFLKLFIFKNDY from the coding sequence ATGATAAATAAGAAAAATAGAGCTATATCAAGGACGATAGTAGCAATTATAGTAGTGATAATAGTCATAGCAGTTGTCGGAGGAGTAAGTGGTTATTATTTAACTAGGCACCCTTCAACAACTACCACATCTATTTCCACTCCTACCTCATCCGTTTCTGTCACTACAACTACTTCTTCTACTTCTTCTATTACATCATCACAAGTGGTAGATTTCATAAACCCATGGGGTGCTGAAGATCCTGTAGGTCTGAAATGGATACAAGGTAATTTCTCCATATACTATCCTGGCTTTTCTGTTCAGTATACTTCCTTACCTGGAGCTAGTGGCGTAGAAGAGAGATATGTGGTAATTAATGATATAGAAGCTGGAAAGTTACAAGGAGCTTTTTGGGCTCATGGAGGTCCAGAAGTGTTATCTTACGTGGAGTTATTACCTAATCCTCATGACTTATACAATATGACGCCGTTATTGCAACAAGAAGGTGCATTCCAAAAGGGCTCTTTAGCTACTATGTTAGCTATTTCGTACAACGGTACGATTTTCGGATCACCAACTAATGTTCACAGGGCTGAAGAATTGTACTTTAATCCTCAAATATTAAGAAAATACAACTTACCTATTCCTACTAATCTAAGTTTACTAATTTACGATACTCAACAGCTGGAGGCTCACGGAATAACTCCATGGGCTGTGTCAGGTGCGGAAGGCGGATATGAGCAATTACACTTATGGTTTGCAATATTCCTTTCAGTTGCAGCCCAATATTATGGTCCAGCTGGTGCTGCCAAGTTATCTAATGAACTAATGTATGGTGTGTTAAACTTAGATAATACCACAGTACAAAAGATTATTAATCAAACTGACAATATATTCGTACAATTTGTTAGTCCAGGTGCTGTTATTCCAAGTTGGCAGAGTCAATCCATATGGTCAGCTCTGGCATTAGTCATAAAAGGACAAGCAGTATTTGAAGCTGGTGGAAATTGGTTAGCTGAGTATGCCGCGATTTGGTATAATACTACTACATATCCAGCCACTGAACCTTACTTGAATTGGACGAACATTACATTAATGGCATTACCATTCCCCGGCACACAAGGAGTTTATGTAATAGATGTAGACTCTGTAGCTATACCTACTGTGAATAATCCACAAGAACAAGCTGCAATCAATTTTGTTAAATTCTGGTCCTCTTATGAAGGGCAAAAAATATGGACCTATTATAAGGGAGTGACGTTCTGGGATAACGCAACTGACTATTACGCTACGCCTATGCAGTGGTATGATTATCAAGCATTGTTTAACACTCCGATTCAGAACTTTACTTGGGCATTTGCTGATGGTACATTGTTTGATGATGTATTTTACTTCCTAATAAGTCAAGAACTTAACTTACAAGAACAAGGTTCTTCGTACATTCCAACATTTAACGCAGCTTTACTAAAAGCTGAGAATATGACCTTCCACGAATGGCAAATAGCAGCTAAGGATGGTTTTGGATTTGTAGGCAGACCCGGGCAACCATTTGGCAACTATTTACCACCATGGGTTAATCCTCAAACTTATACTTATAACTCAAGCTATACTCCGTCATTCTTACTATCACCTCCAAAGTATATGTTGCCTTATCTTAAGATGTTAACCTCACCTAAGAGTAGCTCAAATCATGGTATAGCAGTTCTAACAAACGAAATTAATTTCATCGCGTTTACTGTAATATATCTGTTACTGCTAGCTGACAAAAAATATTATATTTTTCTGAAAGATTTTGTAAGTCAAATCAAGGTATCTCTTTTTTTGAAACTTTTTATATTTAAGAACGATTATTAA
- a CDS encoding helix-turn-helix domain-containing protein codes for MIKSYNIVLSHEDWSLFTERYPKTELRVLMKNRVSSLGQENIIAEVYTSDLLTLNNLINWIKENKRICKVKILERINTKNEVRALLLVTAKLEGGISEILINNGAFYVSENIYEGLENWFIVIDDKTFKEALAKLKEVTYTLKYRELENNLLSARNSLTSKEKEIIYKAYKLGYFNWPKEIDLEDLANQLGISKTATLQTLRRAMNKLVKTYVKENNL; via the coding sequence GTGATAAAAAGTTATAATATAGTACTATCCCATGAAGATTGGTCCTTATTCACTGAGAGATATCCCAAGACTGAACTAAGAGTTTTAATGAAAAATAGGGTCTCTTCTTTAGGTCAAGAAAATATCATTGCTGAGGTTTACACGTCTGATCTGCTTACGTTAAATAATTTGATAAATTGGATAAAAGAGAATAAAAGAATATGCAAAGTGAAGATTCTTGAGAGAATTAATACAAAAAATGAAGTGAGGGCTCTTTTATTGGTTACCGCAAAATTGGAAGGCGGTATATCTGAGATACTTATAAACAACGGAGCTTTCTATGTTTCTGAGAATATATATGAAGGGCTTGAAAATTGGTTCATAGTGATAGACGATAAGACATTTAAGGAAGCTTTAGCTAAACTCAAAGAGGTAACTTATACCCTAAAGTACAGAGAACTCGAAAATAACTTGTTAAGCGCAAGGAATTCCTTAACATCTAAGGAGAAGGAGATTATTTACAAGGCATACAAATTAGGTTACTTCAATTGGCCTAAGGAGATAGATCTAGAAGATTTAGCAAATCAGTTAGGAATTAGCAAAACAGCAACGTTACAAACTTTAAGGAGGGCGATGAATAAACTTGTTAAAACGTATGTGAAAGAAAATAATCTTTAA
- a CDS encoding cytosine permease, translating into MPEDEKELEEKIKAASEGIPEIGKVGREMETIGILPIPNKMRNMSYASLFIFWAMASASAATPLAGLLVYGVGIPYFIVIILLSTIIGIIPAGLFSEIGRQKPIVSLVQARGTFGYYPANALSMLYTIVNMGWFGLNLAVGAQILSATSGLSFVLWAIILGILQIILVMFGAKWLNYFYKYTAPLLVISYAILTYYLFSAFHPDLNKLLQPSSPINWGLDMDLILSFSILSWSYKITTVTRFAKPYNGRSVAYFLSPGLGIMLPVLLMGILGYISQATTGNWNLAAIYRPGDPVWVIFAAIGASIAIIHTNAMNLYPAVADLLVAVEVFFKRIKSYKISQPISTLSLGVISTILAILGILNYVENFLLLVGDVIFPFTFILIVDYYFSLRNAPITVFYKATKSIGWNGIIALAIGVALNYYDVFGAVSNYFPYQVLGSLISALIYYLLLRIRGHDILKIKVRQ; encoded by the coding sequence ATGCCAGAAGATGAAAAAGAATTAGAAGAGAAAATCAAAGCTGCATCAGAGGGAATACCAGAGATTGGAAAAGTAGGTAGAGAGATGGAGACAATAGGAATTCTTCCAATCCCAAACAAGATGAGAAACATGAGCTATGCTTCACTATTTATTTTCTGGGCAATGGCTAGTGCATCTGCTGCAACTCCCTTAGCAGGCTTACTCGTATATGGTGTTGGTATACCATATTTTATTGTCATAATATTGCTCTCAACTATCATAGGAATAATTCCAGCAGGACTGTTCTCTGAAATAGGTAGACAGAAACCAATTGTGTCATTAGTCCAAGCTAGAGGAACGTTTGGATACTATCCTGCTAACGCTCTCTCAATGTTATATACGATAGTTAACATGGGTTGGTTTGGACTTAACTTAGCTGTAGGTGCACAGATATTATCTGCTACAAGTGGGTTATCCTTCGTATTATGGGCTATCATTCTTGGCATATTACAAATAATTCTAGTAATGTTTGGAGCAAAATGGTTAAACTATTTCTACAAATATACTGCTCCCTTACTCGTGATAAGTTATGCAATATTAACTTATTACCTATTCTCTGCCTTCCATCCAGACTTAAATAAATTGTTACAGCCTTCTTCTCCCATAAATTGGGGTCTAGATATGGATTTGATACTATCCTTCTCCATACTGTCATGGTCATATAAGATAACTACTGTAACCAGATTTGCAAAGCCCTATAACGGGAGGTCAGTAGCCTATTTTCTTTCCCCAGGTTTAGGAATAATGTTACCAGTACTATTGATGGGAATATTAGGATACATATCTCAAGCTACTACCGGAAATTGGAACCTAGCAGCCATCTATAGACCGGGAGATCCAGTTTGGGTAATATTTGCAGCTATAGGTGCGTCAATAGCTATAATCCACACTAATGCAATGAACTTGTACCCAGCTGTAGCTGACTTATTAGTAGCTGTTGAGGTTTTCTTCAAGAGGATAAAGTCCTATAAGATTTCTCAACCCATATCTACCTTAAGTTTAGGTGTTATCTCTACGATATTAGCAATTTTAGGAATACTTAATTATGTAGAGAACTTCTTATTACTAGTAGGTGATGTGATATTTCCATTTACGTTTATCTTAATAGTGGACTATTATTTTTCATTAAGAAATGCACCAATTACTGTATTCTATAAAGCAACCAAATCAATTGGTTGGAATGGTATAATAGCATTGGCAATAGGAGTAGCCTTAAACTATTATGACGTCTTTGGAGCTGTGTCTAACTATTTCCCATATCAAGTTTTAGGTAGCTTAATATCAGCCCTTATTTACTATTTGTTATTGAGGATAAGAGGTCATGATATACTAAAAATTAAGGTGAGACAATGA
- the glcU gene encoding glucose ABC transporter permease GlcU — protein sequence MGQRSVNRSNYTLNVIKYALLELVAAILIILWLVPLYAMILGGLKSNLEAASTSILLPPNKPSLEAYAFAWFGYATIPGLEPTMLRYLIVVIPSVLLSTVLGTMTAYFFFILSEKHNILSNTLFSILALATFLPIETVTFPLIEMETSLNLYDTYQGLIFALLIFYVPTSALLMSIFIPVVPKYLLESARIDGAGDWTILWRVVFPLIFPGFLSTLIFVFLQVWNQFFIPLILTNTPNMLMLPVAARFYTAAYALIYNRSFAAGVISSLIPLVIFIFLGRYFIRGLAALGGGAKGV from the coding sequence ATGGGGCAAAGAAGCGTGAACAGGTCAAACTATACGTTAAATGTTATTAAGTACGCTTTACTCGAATTAGTTGCAGCTATTCTTATAATTTTATGGTTAGTCCCCTTATATGCCATGATCTTGGGAGGTTTAAAGTCTAACCTCGAGGCAGCTAGTACCTCAATTCTTCTCCCTCCTAACAAACCGTCGTTAGAAGCATATGCTTTTGCGTGGTTTGGTTATGCAACAATACCTGGTCTAGAACCAACTATGTTAAGATATTTAATAGTAGTGATACCTTCAGTACTATTATCCACAGTATTAGGTACGATGACTGCCTATTTCTTCTTTATATTAAGCGAAAAGCACAATATTCTAAGTAATACCTTATTTTCGATTTTGGCATTAGCAACTTTCTTGCCTATAGAGACTGTAACATTTCCCTTAATTGAGATGGAAACTTCGTTAAACCTATATGATACATATCAAGGATTAATATTTGCACTACTCATATTTTATGTGCCAACGTCAGCTTTACTAATGTCCATATTTATCCCTGTTGTACCTAAGTATCTACTGGAATCGGCAAGAATTGACGGTGCTGGTGATTGGACCATATTATGGAGAGTTGTATTTCCATTGATTTTTCCCGGATTTCTCTCAACGTTAATATTTGTCTTCCTACAAGTGTGGAACCAGTTCTTTATACCTTTAATATTAACTAACACTCCAAACATGTTGATGTTACCGGTTGCAGCCAGATTCTATACCGCAGCTTACGCCCTAATATATAATAGGTCATTCGCTGCGGGAGTAATATCTTCTTTAATTCCTCTCGTAATATTTATATTTCTTGGAAGATACTTCATTCGTGGGTTAGCAGCATTAGGAGGAGGAGCTAAAGGGGTGTGA
- the glcV gene encoding glucose ABC transporter ATP-binding protein GlcV, whose translation MVDIKVEKLSKIFKKGKTEVRAVDNISITLESGTAFGVLGPSGHGKTTFLRLIAGLEEPTDGYIYFGNEVVSEPKRVVLGPEKRGIAMVFQNWALYPNMTVFDNIAFPLKLAKVPKDKIEPKVKEVADELGLGGVLNRYPKELSGGQMQRTALARALVKDPKVLLLDEPFSNLDAQVRESARALVRKIQRERKLTTLIVSHDPADIFAIANRAGVIVQGKFAQIGNPIEIYESPASEIIARLTGEINLINAKIIKNYAIVGNLNIPLDYKLDDIDEAIIGIRPDDITLSDERKDKYMDVGMVKVKLVSYSSGIFKIIVNPISNEDIEIIVDSDEPLEIGSEKHLLIRAGKVKVFSKDGKNILYREKMIT comes from the coding sequence ATGGTGGATATAAAAGTTGAAAAATTAAGTAAAATTTTTAAGAAAGGTAAAACTGAGGTAAGGGCAGTTGACAATATTAGCATAACACTAGAAAGCGGAACTGCTTTTGGAGTTTTAGGACCTAGTGGTCACGGTAAAACTACGTTCTTGCGATTAATTGCTGGTCTTGAAGAGCCTACTGATGGGTACATTTATTTTGGTAATGAGGTGGTATCTGAACCGAAAAGAGTTGTTTTAGGACCGGAAAAAAGAGGGATTGCAATGGTGTTTCAAAATTGGGCCTTATATCCTAACATGACAGTATTTGACAACATTGCTTTTCCGTTAAAATTAGCAAAAGTGCCTAAGGATAAAATAGAACCGAAAGTAAAGGAAGTGGCAGATGAACTAGGATTAGGTGGCGTATTAAATAGATATCCTAAAGAATTGTCCGGAGGACAAATGCAAAGGACGGCTCTAGCTAGGGCATTAGTCAAAGATCCAAAGGTTCTCTTATTGGATGAGCCGTTTAGTAATTTAGATGCTCAAGTTAGGGAGAGTGCTAGGGCATTAGTTAGAAAAATTCAGAGGGAGAGAAAATTAACTACTCTTATAGTGTCTCACGACCCAGCTGATATTTTTGCAATAGCAAATAGAGCTGGAGTTATTGTACAAGGGAAATTCGCTCAAATAGGAAACCCAATAGAGATTTATGAGTCCCCTGCAAGTGAAATAATAGCAAGGTTAACCGGTGAAATAAATCTAATAAATGCTAAAATTATAAAGAATTACGCTATAGTAGGAAATTTAAACATACCTTTAGACTATAAGTTAGACGATATAGATGAGGCTATAATAGGAATTAGACCAGATGATATAACACTATCTGATGAAAGGAAAGATAAGTACATGGACGTAGGTATGGTTAAAGTAAAGTTAGTTAGTTATAGTTCTGGAATTTTTAAGATAATCGTAAATCCTATATCAAATGAGGATATAGAGATCATAGTAGACTCAGATGAACCATTAGAGATAGGTTCAGAGAAGCATCTACTAATAAGGGCTGGAAAGGTAAAAGTTTTCAGTAAAGATGGCAAAAATATTTTATACAGAGAAAAAATGATAACATAA